Proteins from one Pontibacter korlensis genomic window:
- a CDS encoding phosphoadenylyl-sulfate reductase, with protein MDLSQELLAKLDSLRAALSGLTAEEGLRRLAQEFNGSIAFSSSLGIEDQLITHYIFENNLPIRVFTLDTGRLFNESYTLLHKTNNHYGKKIEVYFPKHEAVEQLVNEKGPMSFYNSIDDRKQCCYIRKVEPLNRALEGVQIWVTGIRAEQSGARQDLQLLEWDEGHQLIKYNPLLDFTLDEVRAAVKALHIPYNPLHDKGFVSIGCAPCTRAILEGEDFRAGRWWWEDNSKKECGLHAR; from the coding sequence ATGGATCTATCACAAGAATTGCTGGCTAAACTAGATAGTTTACGTGCCGCTCTTTCTGGCCTTACGGCTGAGGAAGGACTGCGCCGGCTGGCTCAGGAATTTAATGGCAGCATAGCCTTTTCCTCCAGCCTTGGCATAGAAGATCAGCTCATCACACATTATATATTTGAAAATAACCTGCCAATTAGGGTGTTTACACTTGATACAGGTCGCCTCTTTAACGAGAGTTATACACTGTTGCACAAGACGAACAACCACTATGGCAAAAAGATAGAAGTATACTTCCCGAAGCACGAGGCTGTAGAGCAGCTGGTGAACGAGAAAGGTCCGATGAGCTTTTATAACTCTATCGATGATCGCAAGCAGTGCTGCTACATACGTAAGGTGGAGCCGCTAAACCGTGCCCTGGAAGGTGTACAGATTTGGGTAACAGGTATCCGTGCCGAGCAGTCTGGTGCACGCCAGGACCTACAGTTACTGGAATGGGACGAAGGCCACCAGCTCATCAAGTATAACCCGCTGCTTGATTTTACTTTGGATGAGGTACGTGCTGCTGTTAAAGCACTGCACATCCCTTACAACCCGCTGCACGACAAAGGATTTGTAAGTATAGGTTGCGCACCTTGTACACGTGCCATTTTGGAAGGAGAAGACTTCCGTGCCGGCCGTTGGTGGTGGGAAGACAACTCGAAAAAAGAGTGCGGCTTGCACGCAAGATAA